In the genome of Polaribacter atrinae, one region contains:
- a CDS encoding murein hydrolase activator EnvC family protein → MKSRKFYIPVFIFFLSVFSVFGQTRKELEEQRKQLNYEIKQVNSLLFKEKKKVDNALEDLNDLNRKISVRAKLISIINSEARILSKEIRVNETELKKLKKKLADLKADYADMIFKSYKSKSQQSRMMFLLSSENFQQAYKRLEYMKQYTAYRKKQGEEIVGQTNEVKAVNDSLLVQKALKDKLIVSENEQKKEIEEDKKNQEKLLATIKKKESSYKKELQSKVKEEKRVTVQIDRKIREEIERANRIARAKLKDEPSKKPIAVKKNEFILSPEAKALAAKFELNKGKLPWPVSEGIVVRKFGTQPHPSFPGITVNGTGLHIVTKEGISAQAIFNGRVLNVLVSAEGRKNILIQHGNYISSYNNLENVTVHKGDVVVTGQKIGQVFTDKVSKKTKLIFVLFKNTTRLNPSSWILRR, encoded by the coding sequence GTGAAAAGTAGAAAATTTTATATACCCGTTTTTATTTTCTTTCTAAGTGTTTTTTCTGTTTTTGGACAAACAAGAAAAGAACTAGAAGAGCAACGTAAGCAACTTAATTATGAAATTAAGCAAGTAAACTCGTTGCTTTTTAAAGAAAAAAAGAAAGTAGATAATGCGTTAGAGGACTTAAATGATTTAAATAGAAAAATTAGTGTAAGAGCTAAATTAATTTCTATAATTAACTCAGAAGCAAGAATTTTATCAAAAGAGATTCGTGTAAATGAAACAGAATTAAAAAAATTAAAGAAGAAGTTAGCAGATTTAAAAGCAGATTATGCCGATATGATTTTTAAATCTTACAAAAGCAAATCTCAACAAAGTAGAATGATGTTTTTACTTTCTTCAGAGAATTTTCAGCAAGCTTATAAAAGGTTAGAGTATATGAAACAGTATACTGCTTACAGAAAAAAACAAGGAGAAGAAATTGTTGGTCAGACAAATGAAGTTAAAGCTGTAAATGATTCTTTATTGGTTCAAAAAGCCTTAAAAGACAAGTTAATAGTGTCTGAGAATGAACAAAAAAAGGAAATTGAAGAGGATAAAAAGAATCAAGAAAAATTATTAGCTACTATCAAGAAAAAAGAAAGTAGTTACAAAAAAGAGCTTCAAAGTAAAGTTAAAGAAGAGAAAAGAGTTACCGTACAAATTGATAGAAAGATTCGTGAAGAAATTGAGCGAGCAAATAGAATTGCAAGAGCAAAACTAAAGGATGAGCCAAGTAAAAAACCAATTGCTGTTAAGAAAAATGAGTTTATTTTAAGTCCAGAAGCCAAGGCTTTGGCTGCAAAATTTGAATTAAATAAAGGGAAATTACCTTGGCCTGTAAGTGAAGGTATTGTAGTTAGAAAGTTTGGTACTCAACCACACCCATCATTTCCAGGAATTACCGTTAATGGTACAGGTTTACATATTGTTACCAAAGAGGGGATAAGTGCTCAAGCTATTTTTAACGGAAGGGTACTAAATGTTTTGGTAAGTGCAGAGGGAAGAAAAAATATTTTAATCCAGCATGGTAATTATATCTCATCCTATAATAACTTAGAAAATGTTACTGTTCATAAAGGAGATGTTGTTGTAACAGGGCAAAAAATTGGTCAGGTTTTTACGGATAAAGTTTCTAAAAAAACGAAGTTAATCTTTGTCTTGTTTAAAAATACAACGCGTTTAAACCCTTCTTCTTGGATTTTAAGAAGATAA
- a CDS encoding DUF4292 domain-containing protein yields the protein MRFLKYFIVFAIVFTSCKAKKSMIDANVIAEEMSAKKVARKHVAANFDKKTVDAKLKANINNGKINQSISVSLKMEKDAVIWLKGTKFITLFKAKITPTSVRYYSSLERKYFEGDFTMLKKLLGTDINFNQLQNLFLGQSLTNVKDQKQNISIIDNSYVLSPEIQASLFDIFFSVNPSHFKLDKQSIINTVKNQRLDVFYPSYNVVDDAIFPSEINIKAKQPGKFTDIDFTVRSVEFNKDIDTSFSIPKGYKQIKL from the coding sequence ATGAGATTTTTAAAATATTTTATAGTATTTGCAATTGTATTTACTTCTTGTAAAGCAAAAAAAAGTATGATTGATGCAAATGTTATTGCTGAAGAGATGTCTGCTAAAAAAGTTGCGAGAAAGCATGTTGCTGCTAATTTTGATAAAAAAACAGTAGATGCAAAGCTGAAGGCAAATATTAATAATGGTAAGATTAACCAAAGTATTTCTGTTAGTTTAAAAATGGAAAAAGATGCCGTGATTTGGCTGAAAGGGACTAAGTTTATTACCCTTTTTAAAGCGAAGATTACACCAACTTCTGTCCGTTATTACTCGTCTTTAGAAAGAAAATATTTTGAAGGAGATTTTACAATGCTAAAAAAGTTGTTAGGTACAGATATTAATTTTAACCAACTTCAAAATTTATTTTTAGGACAGTCTTTAACAAATGTAAAAGATCAAAAGCAAAATATAAGCATCATAGATAACTCGTATGTTTTATCACCAGAAATTCAGGCAAGTCTATTCGATATCTTCTTTTCAGTAAATCCTTCACACTTTAAATTAGACAAACAATCTATTATTAATACAGTAAAAAATCAACGTTTAGATGTTTTTTATCCTTCTTATAATGTGGTTGATGACGCTATTTTTCCATCAGAAATTAACATTAAAGCAAAACAACCAGGTAAATTTACAGATATAGATTTTACAGTGAGATCTGTAGAGTTTAATAAAGATATAGATACTTCTTTTTCAATTCCTAAAGGTTACAAGCAAATTAAATTATAG
- a CDS encoding tetratricopeptide repeat protein, giving the protein MIKRIKIKELREKRRICLDKLFLFSFFFVLFSLNAFSQDSIPIAKDLTEEKELNFQQFFFKALSEKAIGNYQKAIENLESSNQIITDNVAVYFEFSKNYYLLNKILLAKEYIQRALNKEPNNVWMLKHLVKIDIKDKNFSEAIIVQEKLVAFDLSEQELLVKLYLNNKEEDKAVALMNLMEQNNGLSASFKRLKSNLENKNEIIVAEEAIATVETGSLEEQFKANKSYAVLEQILKKSKQQPEVLLKYSEEGVLLFPAQPFVYLMKGKALNYQKKYKNALVSLQNGIDFVIEDEMEADFYKEMAVSYNGLGNFKEEKNFIEKSKKIKN; this is encoded by the coding sequence ATGATAAAAAGAATTAAGATAAAAGAATTAAGAGAGAAGAGAAGGATTTGTTTAGATAAATTATTTCTCTTTTCTTTTTTCTTTGTACTTTTTTCACTGAATGCTTTTTCACAAGACAGTATACCAATTGCTAAAGATTTAACAGAAGAAAAGGAGTTGAATTTTCAGCAATTTTTTTTTAAAGCTTTGTCAGAAAAAGCAATAGGTAATTATCAAAAAGCAATTGAAAACTTAGAAAGCAGTAATCAGATTATAACAGATAATGTGGCTGTTTATTTTGAGTTTTCTAAAAATTATTATTTATTAAATAAGATTTTATTAGCCAAAGAATACATTCAAAGAGCTCTTAATAAAGAGCCAAATAATGTTTGGATGCTTAAGCATTTGGTTAAAATTGATATAAAGGATAAGAATTTTTCTGAAGCAATTATTGTCCAAGAGAAACTTGTAGCATTTGATTTAAGTGAACAAGAATTATTGGTTAAATTATATTTAAACAATAAAGAAGAGGATAAAGCAGTTGCATTAATGAATCTTATGGAGCAGAATAATGGACTTTCTGCCTCTTTTAAAAGATTGAAAAGTAATTTAGAAAACAAGAATGAAATAATTGTTGCTGAAGAAGCAATTGCAACTGTGGAAACCGGTTCTCTTGAAGAGCAATTTAAAGCGAATAAATCTTATGCTGTTTTAGAACAAATTTTAAAGAAGTCTAAACAGCAGCCAGAAGTACTTTTAAAGTATTCAGAAGAAGGGGTTTTGCTTTTTCCAGCACAACCTTTTGTATACTTAATGAAAGGAAAGGCTTTAAATTATCAGAAAAAGTATAAAAATGCGTTAGTAAGTTTACAGAATGGTATCGATTTTGTAATTGAAGATGAAATGGAAGCAGATTTTTATAAAGAAATGGCAGTTTCTTATAATGGTTTAGGTAATTTTAAAGAGGAAAAAAACTTTATTGAGAAATCAAAAAAAATAAAAAATTAA
- a CDS encoding sugar phosphate nucleotidyltransferase has translation MKIIVPMAGIGSRLRPHTLTVPKPLTVIAGKPIVQRLVEDIASVIDEKIDEIAFVIGTTAKGFPTDTEEQLLKIAAELGAKGSVYVQEEALGTAHAIYMAKESLSGPCVVAYADTLFKADFTLDVNADGAIWVSKVANPSAFGVVKLQDGIITDFIEKPKDFVSDLAIIGIYYFKSGDKLLEEIQYLIDNDLKENNEYQLTNVLESLKLQGAKFIPGTVDAWMDCGKKDPTVDTNKQVLGFEHEAGNNLVAKDIVLENSEIIQPCFIGENVVLKNTKIGPYVSIGANSVVENSTIVNSLIQSNVEISNAELDNAMIGNHAKYNGKYTSVSIGDYTELT, from the coding sequence ATGAAAATTATAGTTCCAATGGCCGGAATTGGGTCTCGCTTAAGACCACATACATTAACGGTACCTAAACCTTTAACAGTAATTGCAGGAAAACCAATTGTACAACGTTTAGTAGAAGATATTGCTTCTGTTATTGATGAAAAAATTGATGAAATTGCATTTGTTATAGGAACAACCGCCAAAGGGTTTCCTACAGATACAGAAGAACAATTATTAAAAATTGCTGCAGAACTAGGTGCTAAAGGATCTGTTTATGTGCAAGAAGAAGCTTTAGGAACTGCGCATGCAATTTATATGGCAAAAGAATCTTTAAGTGGACCTTGTGTTGTAGCGTATGCAGATACTTTATTTAAAGCAGATTTTACTTTAGATGTAAATGCTGATGGAGCAATTTGGGTAAGTAAAGTAGCAAATCCAAGTGCTTTTGGTGTTGTAAAATTACAAGACGGAATTATTACTGATTTTATAGAGAAACCAAAAGATTTTGTTTCTGATTTAGCAATTATCGGAATTTATTATTTTAAAAGTGGAGATAAATTATTAGAAGAAATTCAATATTTAATTGATAACGATTTAAAAGAAAATAATGAATATCAGCTTACAAATGTTTTAGAATCTTTAAAATTACAAGGCGCAAAATTTATTCCTGGAACGGTAGATGCTTGGATGGATTGTGGTAAAAAAGACCCAACAGTAGATACCAATAAACAAGTTTTAGGTTTTGAGCATGAAGCTGGTAATAATTTAGTAGCTAAAGATATAGTTTTAGAAAATTCAGAAATTATTCAACCTTGTTTTATTGGTGAAAACGTTGTGCTTAAAAACACAAAAATAGGACCTTATGTTTCTATTGGAGCAAATAGTGTGGTAGAAAATTCTACGATTGTTAATTCTTTAATTCAATCTAATGTAGAAATTTCTAATGCAGAATTAGACAATGCTATGATTGGTAATCATGCAAAATACAATGGTAAATATACCTCTGTAAGTATTGGTGACTATACAGAATTAACATAA
- a CDS encoding ABC-F family ATP-binding cassette domain-containing protein, which translates to MNYLSVENISKSYGERILFEDISFGISKDQKVAFVAKNGSGKTSILNIIAGLDVPDSGQVVSRKGITIAYLAQKDDIDPELTIEETIFATDNKILSIVNQYEKALLNLDDTDAYQTAFEQMEHYNAWDFETQYRQILSKLKLDDLTLKVGALSGGQRKRLSLAIVLINKPDLLILDEPTNHLDLEMIEWLEAFFAKEKITLFMVTHDRYFLERVCNEILELDEGKIYKYKGNYSYYLQNKEERLALEATNLGKAKSLFKKELEWMRKQPKARTTKSKSRTDDFYQIKEKAHQRRKDHQVQLEINMERLGSKILELHKVSKSFGEKKILDNFDYVFKRGERVGIIGKNGTGKSSFLNIITETAPVDSGKVILGETVKYGYYTQAGIEIKEGQKVIEVVKEFGEFIPLTKGRKISASQLLERFLFDKKKQYDFVEKLSGGEQKRLYLCAVLIQNPNFLILDEPTNDLDVVTLNVLENFLLDYPGNLLVVSHDRYFMDKIVDALFVFRGEGVVENFPGNYSDFRAYDDGSALTESTEKPVEKKEEKKTEKKSSKNTLTFDEKREFGALEGDIERLQKRKVTIENQFLNVEIAADDIAKKSEELQETITNLEQKEERWLELSMKLED; encoded by the coding sequence GTGAATTATTTATCTGTTGAAAATATCTCTAAGTCTTATGGAGAACGTATTTTATTCGAAGACATCTCTTTTGGAATTAGTAAAGACCAAAAAGTTGCTTTTGTAGCTAAAAACGGTAGTGGTAAAACATCTATCCTAAATATTATTGCTGGCTTAGACGTACCAGATTCTGGGCAAGTAGTTAGTAGAAAAGGAATTACGATTGCTTACTTAGCTCAAAAAGATGATATTGATCCAGAACTAACCATAGAAGAAACCATTTTTGCAACCGACAATAAAATTCTTTCTATAGTTAATCAATACGAAAAAGCTTTATTAAACCTAGACGATACAGATGCTTACCAAACTGCTTTTGAGCAAATGGAACACTACAATGCTTGGGATTTTGAAACACAATACAGACAAATTTTATCTAAATTAAAATTAGACGATTTAACTTTAAAAGTAGGTGCACTTTCTGGGGGACAAAGAAAACGGCTGTCTTTAGCCATTGTTTTAATTAATAAACCCGATCTATTAATTTTAGATGAGCCTACAAATCATTTAGATTTAGAAATGATAGAATGGTTAGAGGCTTTCTTTGCAAAAGAAAAGATTACTTTATTTATGGTTACACACGACCGTTATTTCTTAGAGCGTGTTTGTAACGAAATTTTAGAGTTAGATGAAGGTAAAATCTATAAATACAAAGGAAATTATTCTTACTATTTACAAAATAAAGAAGAACGTTTAGCACTAGAAGCAACCAATTTAGGAAAGGCTAAAAGTTTATTTAAAAAAGAATTAGAATGGATGCGAAAGCAACCAAAGGCAAGAACTACCAAATCTAAGTCTAGAACAGATGACTTTTATCAAATTAAAGAAAAAGCGCATCAACGTAGAAAAGACCATCAAGTTCAGTTAGAAATTAATATGGAACGTTTAGGAAGTAAAATTCTTGAACTTCATAAAGTATCTAAATCATTTGGTGAAAAAAAGATTTTAGACAATTTCGATTATGTTTTTAAACGTGGAGAACGTGTTGGTATTATTGGTAAAAACGGAACCGGAAAATCTTCTTTTTTAAATATTATCACAGAAACTGCACCAGTAGATTCTGGTAAAGTTATTTTGGGTGAAACTGTAAAGTATGGTTATTATACACAAGCAGGAATTGAGATTAAAGAAGGACAAAAAGTAATTGAAGTTGTTAAAGAATTTGGAGAATTTATCCCTTTAACAAAAGGACGAAAAATTTCTGCATCGCAATTATTAGAACGTTTTTTGTTTGATAAAAAGAAACAATACGATTTTGTTGAAAAACTATCTGGGGGCGAACAAAAGCGTTTATATCTGTGTGCTGTTTTAATTCAGAATCCTAATTTTTTAATTTTAGATGAGCCAACAAACGATTTAGATGTTGTTACACTAAATGTACTTGAAAACTTCTTATTAGATTATCCAGGAAACCTTTTGGTTGTATCTCACGACCGTTATTTTATGGATAAAATTGTAGACGCACTATTTGTTTTTAGAGGCGAAGGTGTTGTAGAGAATTTCCCAGGAAACTACTCAGATTTTAGAGCTTATGATGATGGTTCTGCATTAACAGAATCTACTGAAAAACCTGTAGAAAAAAAGGAAGAGAAAAAGACTGAAAAAAAATCGTCTAAAAACACTTTAACTTTTGATGAAAAAAGAGAGTTTGGTGCTTTAGAAGGTGATATTGAAAGACTTCAAAAAAGAAAAGTAACCATAGAAAATCAATTTTTAAACGTAGAAATTGCTGCCGATGATATTGCTAAAAAATCTGAAGAACTACAAGAAACAATAACCAATTTAGAGCAAAAAGAAGAACGCTGGTTAGAACTTTCTATGAAATTAGAAGACTAA
- a CDS encoding 3'-5' exonuclease yields MNLPVKLNDVLFLDIETVPEYENWGQLAEETQELYNKKTQYQRKEDVSAERFYERAGIWAEFGKIVCISVGYFVDVEEKKQLRLTSFYGDDEHQLLSEFKELLNLHFNKKTNVLCAHNGKEFDFPFIARRMIVHQIELPSKLNLFGKKPWEVPHLDTLELWKFGDYKHYTSLKLLTAILGIPSPKDDIDGSEVAKVYYQEKDIQRIVTYCEKDTIAVAQILLRFNNQDLLKADDIVSV; encoded by the coding sequence ATGAATTTACCTGTAAAATTAAATGATGTCCTTTTTTTGGATATTGAAACGGTTCCGGAATATGAAAATTGGGGACAACTAGCGGAAGAAACACAAGAACTTTACAATAAGAAAACCCAATACCAACGTAAGGAAGATGTTTCTGCAGAAAGGTTTTACGAAAGAGCTGGTATTTGGGCAGAATTTGGTAAGATTGTTTGTATTTCTGTTGGGTACTTTGTAGATGTTGAAGAGAAAAAACAATTGCGCTTAACATCTTTTTATGGTGATGATGAACATCAACTTTTAAGTGAGTTTAAAGAGTTGTTAAATCTACATTTTAATAAGAAAACTAATGTTTTATGTGCACACAATGGTAAGGAATTCGATTTTCCTTTTATTGCCAGAAGAATGATTGTGCATCAAATAGAATTACCGAGTAAATTAAATCTGTTTGGTAAAAAGCCATGGGAAGTTCCGCATTTAGATACTTTAGAATTATGGAAATTTGGAGATTATAAACATTATACTTCACTAAAACTCTTAACGGCTATTTTAGGCATTCCTTCTCCTAAGGATGATATTGATGGAAGTGAAGTAGCTAAGGTCTATTATCAAGAAAAAGATATACAGAGAATTGTAACCTATTGTGAAAAGGATACCATTGCAGTTGCGCAAATTTTATTACGTTTTAACAACCAAGACTTGCTAAAAGCAGATGATATTGTAAGTGTATAA
- a CDS encoding T9SS type A sorting domain-containing protein codes for MKKNYIFTLLLTLCLTGVSFGQEMLLNGGFENWDDDTSPTSWTKAESITKSAEAYSGSFSAFRDGGSGTKDLGQTITGVTSGESYTISFWYKVTAGDDSDARIWSTWKNGSSTVYHTDEASTDVLRGPENGYLDNNGGVWTKHEVTVTAPEGVDAFYFEVRSYSNSSTYFDDLSFVKNATASVKNNSIEGFSTYPNPITDKNFTISSNSSDTKEVSLFSVIGKRVFSTSFSGLKKNLDVSTINSGIYILKVTEAGKTSTKKLVIR; via the coding sequence ATGAAAAAAAATTACATTTTTACTTTATTACTTACACTTTGTTTAACGGGAGTTTCTTTTGGACAAGAAATGCTATTAAATGGAGGTTTTGAAAATTGGGATGATGATACTTCGCCAACAAGTTGGACAAAAGCGGAAAGTATAACAAAATCTGCAGAGGCGTATTCTGGTTCTTTTTCTGCTTTTAGAGATGGAGGTTCTGGTACAAAAGATTTAGGACAAACAATTACAGGTGTTACTTCTGGAGAAAGCTATACAATTAGTTTTTGGTATAAAGTTACCGCTGGTGATGATTCTGATGCTAGAATTTGGTCTACTTGGAAAAATGGTTCATCTACTGTTTATCATACAGATGAAGCATCTACAGATGTTTTAAGAGGACCAGAGAATGGTTATTTAGATAATAACGGTGGTGTTTGGACTAAACATGAGGTTACTGTTACTGCTCCGGAAGGTGTAGATGCTTTTTATTTTGAAGTAAGATCTTACTCTAACTCATCAACTTATTTTGATGATTTATCATTTGTAAAAAACGCTACTGCTTCTGTAAAGAATAATTCAATAGAAGGTTTTTCAACGTATCCAAACCCTATTACAGATAAAAACTTCACAATTTCTAGTAATAGTTCAGACACTAAAGAAGTATCTCTTTTTAGTGTTATTGGTAAAAGAGTATTTTCAACTTCTTTTTCTGGTTTAAAGAAAAATTTAGATGTTTCTACAATCAATTCTGGAATCTATATTTTAAAAGTTACAGAAGCTGGCAAAACATCTACTAAAAAATTAGTGATTAGATAA
- a CDS encoding response regulator transcription factor, translating to MNKSDIKILLVDDEPDIIEIVGYNLKNEGYQIFTATNGIEAVKAAKKNIPHLILLDIMMPEMDGIEACEKIRKVKALENVIISFLTARGEDYSQLAGFEAGADDYITKPIKPKVLISKVKSLLRRLKTQKDSEETFKIGDIVIDRDEYVVYKAGNRISLPRKEFELFSLLTSKPGKVFKREVILDTVWGNEVVVGGRTIDVHIRKLREKIGDDHFKTVKGVGYKFVLEGAEH from the coding sequence ATGAACAAGAGTGATATTAAAATTTTATTGGTTGATGATGAGCCAGATATTATAGAAATTGTAGGTTATAATTTAAAAAACGAAGGCTATCAGATCTTTACTGCAACGAATGGAATAGAAGCTGTAAAAGCTGCTAAAAAGAATATTCCTCATCTAATTTTATTAGATATAATGATGCCAGAAATGGATGGTATAGAAGCTTGCGAAAAAATTAGAAAAGTAAAAGCATTAGAAAATGTTATTATTTCTTTCTTAACAGCAAGAGGCGAAGACTACTCTCAATTGGCTGGTTTTGAAGCAGGTGCAGACGATTACATTACAAAACCTATTAAACCTAAAGTTTTAATAAGTAAAGTAAAATCTCTTTTAAGAAGACTAAAAACCCAAAAAGATAGCGAAGAAACCTTTAAAATAGGAGACATTGTTATCGATAGAGATGAATATGTAGTGTATAAAGCCGGTAATAGAATATCTCTTCCTAGAAAAGAATTCGAATTATTTTCTTTATTAACATCTAAACCAGGTAAAGTTTTTAAAAGAGAAGTAATTTTAGACACCGTTTGGGGAAATGAAGTTGTTGTTGGAGGTAGAACGATTGATGTACATATTAGAAAACTGCGTGAAAAAATTGGTGACGACCACTTTAAAACCGTAAAAGGCGTTGGCTATAAATTTGTTTTAGAAGGCGCAGAGCATTAA
- a CDS encoding sensor histidine kinase codes for MKIKKTYSYALWSAVYLTLLTVVIATLSYYFFSKQIGISTVLFFIIVLFVISFFIIQYRTEHFIYRRLKKIYEDVSILDVNDLRRDSVTTDIEKLSKRMQKFVEGKRLEIKSLTERDSFRRDFLGNVAHELKTPLFTVQGYILTLIEGAVNDKEIRTKYLERANKGVERLVAVIKDLDMIAKLENDGTKLDKEVFNILELVQNVFDMFEMRAKKRNITLKFDRIYEFPVFVNGDAKKIEQVLINLIVNSIKYGKPNGNTIVAVESYNEGKFIIKTIDNGEGIKPQHLSRLFERFYRVDQSRSREQGGSGLGLSIVKHIIEAHNETILLKSTYGEGSEFSFTLEKPK; via the coding sequence ATGAAAATTAAAAAAACCTACTCTTACGCACTTTGGTCTGCCGTATATTTAACACTGCTTACAGTTGTTATTGCAACGTTATCGTATTATTTTTTTTCTAAACAAATTGGCATAAGTACTGTCCTTTTCTTTATTATAGTTCTTTTTGTGATTTCATTTTTTATCATTCAATATAGAACCGAACACTTTATTTACAGACGTCTTAAAAAAATATATGAAGATGTTTCTATTTTAGATGTTAATGATCTAAGAAGAGATTCTGTAACTACAGATATTGAAAAACTTTCTAAAAGAATGCAAAAGTTTGTAGAAGGTAAAAGACTAGAAATAAAAAGCTTAACAGAAAGAGATTCCTTTAGAAGAGACTTTTTAGGAAATGTTGCACACGAACTAAAAACACCTTTATTTACTGTACAAGGCTATATTTTAACCCTGATTGAAGGAGCTGTAAATGACAAGGAGATTAGAACAAAATATCTTGAGAGAGCCAATAAAGGCGTAGAAAGGCTGGTTGCTGTTATTAAAGATTTAGATATGATTGCCAAATTAGAAAATGATGGCACGAAACTAGATAAAGAAGTTTTTAATATTTTAGAACTTGTACAAAATGTGTTTGACATGTTTGAAATGAGAGCTAAAAAAAGAAACATCACATTAAAGTTTGATAGAATTTATGAATTTCCTGTTTTTGTAAATGGAGATGCAAAAAAAATTGAACAAGTACTAATAAACCTAATTGTAAATTCAATTAAGTACGGGAAACCAAACGGGAACACAATAGTTGCTGTAGAAAGTTATAACGAAGGTAAATTTATTATTAAAACAATAGACAACGGAGAAGGAATTAAACCCCAACATCTTTCTAGACTTTTTGAAAGATTCTACAGGGTAGACCAAAGTAGATCTAGAGAACAAGGTGGTTCTGGTTTAGGTTTATCTATTGTAAAACATATTATCGAAGCCCATAACGAAACCATTCTTTTAAAAAGTACTTACGGAGAAGGTTCTGAATTTTCATTTACGCTCGAAAAGCCTAAATAA
- a CDS encoding glycosyltransferase — translation MTATSKKIIIAPLNWGLGHASRCVPIIKALLENNFTPIIASDGNAFTFLRKEFPSLEYLEIPTYTISYQRSLKLGLLLQLPKIIKSVREEKRIINNFILRNKDVVGVISDNRISVRSSLVPSVYITHQINVLSGNTTFITSFVHQKIIQKFDECWIPDNENSEFSGKLSSTKKKLNTKFIGVLSRFKKEDLVENTDILIILSGPEPNRTFLENKLKIAFKNDSRSIVFVLGKVEAVQKKWISENTTFYNYLLSEELQKLINSSKVVICRSGYSSIMDVAVLGKKVFFIPTQNQPEQEYLAAYLDEKKYAPFSKIEDFVEEKITTIKDYKGLKTNETKVDFKLFRLFERK, via the coding sequence ATGACTGCTACCTCAAAGAAAATAATAATTGCACCACTTAATTGGGGTTTAGGTCACGCTTCACGTTGTGTGCCTATTATTAAGGCTTTATTAGAAAATAATTTTACACCAATCATTGCATCAGACGGAAATGCTTTCACTTTTTTAAGAAAAGAATTTCCTAGTTTAGAATATTTAGAAATCCCAACTTATACCATTTCTTATCAAAGGAGTTTAAAGTTGGGATTACTTTTGCAACTTCCTAAAATTATAAAATCTGTTAGAGAAGAAAAAAGAATCATCAATAACTTTATTTTAAGAAACAAAGACGTTGTTGGTGTTATTTCAGACAATAGAATTAGTGTTAGAAGCAGCTTGGTACCCTCTGTTTATATTACACATCAAATAAATGTATTATCTGGTAATACAACGTTTATAACAAGTTTTGTTCATCAAAAAATAATACAGAAGTTTGATGAATGTTGGATACCTGACAATGAGAACTCAGAATTTTCAGGAAAATTATCATCAACCAAAAAAAAGCTAAACACAAAATTTATTGGAGTCTTAAGTCGGTTTAAAAAGGAAGATTTAGTTGAAAATACAGACATTTTAATCATTCTTTCTGGTCCAGAACCCAATAGAACCTTTTTAGAAAATAAATTGAAAATAGCCTTTAAAAACGATTCTAGAAGCATTGTTTTTGTTTTAGGTAAAGTTGAGGCAGTTCAAAAAAAGTGGATTTCAGAGAATACTACTTTTTACAATTATTTACTTTCAGAAGAACTTCAAAAATTAATCAATTCTAGTAAAGTTGTAATCTGTAGATCTGGTTATTCTTCTATAATGGATGTGGCTGTTTTGGGTAAAAAAGTATTTTTTATTCCTACTCAAAATCAACCAGAGCAAGAATATCTAGCAGCATATTTAGACGAAAAAAAGTATGCTCCGTTTTCTAAAATAGAAGATTTTGTAGAAGAAAAAATTACTACAATTAAAGATTATAAGGGTTTAAAAACAAATGAAACAAAAGTGGATTTTAAATTATTTAGGCTTTTCGAGCGTAAATGA